DNA sequence from the Neomonachus schauinslandi chromosome 16, ASM220157v2, whole genome shotgun sequence genome:
CACAGGTTGCTTGGATTTTCTCAGTTCTTTCACCgatgtcttctttctcttccgCGAATACCGCCTTGCAATTCACTTAAGTCTCCTTACGTCTCCTTGGTCTCTGTTAATTTGTGACAGCTCCATAGTCTTGCCCGGTgcttgatgaccttgacagttttgaagagtactggtcaggtgTTTTGCAGAACGTTTCTCAGTTTGGGTCTTTCTGCTGCTTTCTCATGGTTGGgggtgaaatgttctgaaatCTCTTCCCTAGCAGCTCGGGCTCTGATCCCTCCAGTGTTGCTCAGATTTCTGTTCCCGGACCTCGTGCCCTTGTCCCTCTGGTAACCCAGAcacctgtttttgttgttgttgttgttgttgtattttacAGGACATGTGCAAGGCTGCCACTGAGTCAGTGCCCTGCAACCCCAGTCCCATCCCAGGCGAGATCCGCCGCGGCGCCTCCAGCGGTGAGTCCCACCCACCGGGGGTCCCTTCCCTTTATTCATGGGGTTTAATTGTCAGGGGGACACACCTGGAGTCTGCAGGGGTGAAACAAAGCCATCCGAGGTTCTCTCAGCGGCCGATTTTCATTGGTGGCAGTTCTGTTCTATAAAGTTCTATAAAGCGAACACTGAATTAGCGAGTCCCGAGTCGCTGCTCGCGGAGGAAATACAAGGTTAGGTTCCTGCGAGCCTCTGGTTACAACATCTTTGTCAACTGATCAGTGCAGACCCGactttatgtgtgtttctgtttaaagacctTTCTTTTGTTATATGTTGTCGACGCGTTAACATCGAGCTCGGGACCAGCAGCACTGTAATACGTGCCTGGACGAAGCTAATCTAACACATATGTTTTCTCCGTAAGGCACATCACTTGGGAGTACTAGAAAGCACCTTGTCACtatgcttgggggccattttaaacagcaaagtcactaagaaaaagcacaaaaatgtaaaaacatggcACGAAATAGACCGTGAGAAGCCTACTTGTTTACTTGTGTGAGAGCTGACCCAGGAAGGCAGAGCGTCACCTCGTTTGACTTCAGGGGGCGAGTGCATGTCAGGTGACTCAGGTCTTTCACCGTTCAGTGCCTGGCTGTGGATGACCACAAAAGGGCCACAAGTATTGGTTTTGGGGTTACAAATCAATGTTAGCGAAGAGGCAAATTTGCAAATAGGGATCTGTGAATGGTGAGAACAGACtgtatttatacatttgttttttttcagcaGTGTGAtaccttttttaagaaaaataaacctggggcacctgggtggctcagtcgttgggcctctgccttcggttcaggtcatgatcccgggatcctgggatcgagtcccgcattgggctccctgctcggcgggaagcctgcttctccctctcccactccccctgcttgtgttcctgctctcgctgtctctctctctgtcatataaataaataaaataagatttatttatgtatttgtcagagggagagggggagagagagagagtgagcgagcaaggaagcagagggagaagcaggcaggaccctgggatcatgacctgagccgaaggcagacgcttaaccagctgagccacccaggcatcccaagaaaaagaaactttaaaaatctaatatgcgggcgcctgggtggctcagttggttaagcgactgccttcggctcaggtcatgatcctggagtccctggatcgagtcccgcatcgggctccctgctcagcggggagtctgcttctccctctgaccctcttccctctcatgctctctctcattctctctctcattctctctctcaaataaataaataaataaaatcttaccaaaaaaaaaaaatctaatatgcATATTAGCCTTTGCTGCATAACAAGCTCCAAACGGGTTTAAGGCGCTGacttttatttctcatgattttatGACCTGGCTGGTCAGTTCTGTTCTGGGCCAGCTCAGCTGATCTCAGTGGTCACCTAGCAGCTCGGTTGAGGCTGGGTGATCTAGCATGGCCTCACTCACACGTCTGGTGGTTGGCTTGATGTCATCTGGGCCAACAGAGGTGACCGGGCCACATGTCGCTCGTTTTCCAGTGGGCGAGCCCGGGCTCGTCCACACAGTGCCGATCGCAGGGTTCCCCAGAGCAGCATGAGAGGGCAGGCCCCACTGTGCAAAGGACCTCTTAAGCTTCCGCTTGTGTAACCCTTGCTCttgtcccattggccaaagcccGTCACGTGCCTAAGCCCAGCGTTGGTGTGGGTAGTGCCACCCGAAGGCATGGACAAAGGGAGGCTGAACAAAtcgggagttttttttttttttttttaaagattttatttatttatttgacagagagagacacagcgagagagggaacgcaagcagggggagtgggagagggagaagcaggctccccgcggagcagggagcccgatgcgggactcgatcccaggaccctgggatcatgacctgagctgaaggcagtcgcttaaccaactgagccacccaggcgccccaaattggGAGTTCTTTCCTGCGACAGTCTGCCTGAACTTACATATGGGAAAGGGTGAGATCATGAAAGTACAGCTGACTCACTTTCCACAGGCCAACAGCCGTGTAGCCAGCAGCATCCAAATCCAGGAACAGAAACCTGACCAGCATCACTGCCCCCCTCTCCAGGGCACCCATTACCCTGATTTCTCACAGCACAGGATGTCTatttttgttagtcttttttGCTAGTCTGTCAAGTGTATATAACTGAAGTCAGATAGCGTGCATTTTTTTATACCCTTCTGAAGGTCtttgtttaaaacaaatttaaaggagtaaaactaacaaaaatactAGTGGAGAAAATAGGCAATTGGGAGGAATAGGGGAAACAggcaaagagggaaagggaggagggaagaatgttccagaacaGCATTTTTGGTACACTCACTTGTATACACTTTATAACGTACGCTTTTGAATATGCGtgtctgtatctgtgtgtgtctgaCGTCTGACTACAGCTTAAATTCATTAGGGCAAAGACAGAGTTGTTCTCTTCCACCTAAATGGTGCTTACCTGTCGTGATGAAACATCATATCCCTTATCCCTTTCAAGCAAGACGTTTCCCTCTGGGTACACTGCAAGAGGCAGGGCCTCTCAACTGCTTACCTTCTATAGCAGACCATCCCAGTCATCCCAGGAAAGTCTGCACAGCTCGCCGGAAAGCCATCCCTATCCGGCTTCAGAGCTGTCTGAAGAAAAGTCTTGGGAAAATTGTGAAAGGGTATATACCGGTCATTACCAGGGGAGTGAGCAGGGCTGAAAACCGACCATTTTTTCCTGgtagggggaaggaggaggtctGATTGGGAAGGGCCAATCCCCGGACTTTGAAAGGCTCCaattcttctttttgtttaatttaaatttaattagccaatttctagtacatcatcagtttcagatgtagtgttcaataatttatcagtttcatataatacccagtgctcatcacatcacgtgagGAAGGCTCCAATTCTTGACCTGGGTGGTGGGTATGTGGGAGTTGACTTTCTGTTAAGTGGTCTGTGTGGGTTTGATGTATTTTTTCTGTATGCTATACTTATAATTTCAAAAACCAACCAAGCAACATATAATTGTAATAGCACATCAAGGGTCAGTATGGGGGACTTCAGCAggttttgagagagagcacatagcAGAAAAAGGGAAggcttttggggggggtgggtaagaTGGAATACCAAAATCTAAaagccagtgggggtgggggatcccCGGGACTGTGGAGCGAGCCGGGGCAGCATGAAGCTCTTCCCCAAGAGCTTTTGAAATCCGGGCCCTAAAACCAGCTACACTGTGCCCGAGACGAGACCCATGTCCTTCCCACACTGGGGCTGGCCCTCCCGTCTGCGTGCTGTAGCTCCCCCCTGGTGCCCTGGGATCCCTCCTTCTGCTCTGCAGAAGACTGGAGCTGCCAGAGATGGCCCTCACTCCCGTCCCTCATCCCCAGAGGGACGTCACTGCATGTCTTCCCGTGGCCCCCCTGGAGCCGGACTCACCATTGCTCAGGGGCGTGGCGGAGGGACCCCCTCCCGGAGTCCccgcttcctcacctgtaaaattgGCTTGCAGTAGATCCTGTTCTGGTAGGGGTGTTGGGATTTTCCATGAGAGTGTTCATTTTTTCCAGTGGATGTTTATGGAGGACCTGTGAAGCTCCAgaaactgttgcagccactggGGATACAGAAATAAACAGGCATTGTCTCCTGGTGGGGCCTGCATACTCACCAGAGAGCCCACCAGTAGATAAATCTGTGTCATTTAGTGTCAAGCAGTAACTAGGGTTGTGAGACAAAAGCAAGCCTAGCATAGGGTCAGGCCGGTGGAGGTTGATGGAGTGGTGCGGGAAGCTTTCTCTGAGGAGGTGCCATCGGAGAGGAGACCTGAGTGAAGAGCCAGGGCAAGCTGGTTGGTGCTCAGGGAACTGCATGCCAGGtcgagggaacagcatgtgctaTGAAGAGGTGCTGGGTGGGGAAGATCCTCCAGACCCGCTTGGCTGAAGCGGAGCCGGGAGAGGAGCTTGGGTGAGGTGTGATGGGAACCAGGCTGATCTAGGGCCACAGGCAAGGCCCCCACGCAGCGAGGGGTGGGCTGGCTACTGGTTAGACTGGCCCACCCCCAGGTATCCCCATCATGGCCGTGTAGACACAGCATGACTccagctgccccttccccattccGTCCCAAGGCTTTCCTTCTCCGTCCTGGCCCCCATCCCCAGGCCCCTGGCACGACgactctcccctttcctccccgcAGCCGCCTCTCGAATGATCGCCAACAGCCTGAACCGTGACTCCCCACCTGGCACTCCCCCCAGGCGGCCGGACACCAGCACCTCCAAGATCTCGGTCACTGTATCCAACAAGATGGCAGCGAAGAGTGCCAAGGCTGCCGGTGAGGGGACTTGGGTGGATGGCGGGAggagctgggggtgagggtgggttGGCAGATGGTATTTGGAGGTCATGTTCCCAATGTAGCAGGGTGCTTTGAAGACCACAGGGTGTCCAAAGTGTTCAGGCTTGGTCAAGCCCCGGCACCTCTGTGGACCTTGCTTACCCAGGCTGTAGAATGGGGACAGCGGGAAGCCCTTGAGACGGTGTACCTAACGGTACAAGTGCATTGCGGTTcaatcattttagattttttatctattttttattgtggaaagaaACACTTAACATTGACATTACTCTCTGCATAAAGTCTTAAGTGTTCAGTACAGTGCTGTGGACtgtaggtggctcagtctctttTCCCAGATGCTCACCAGGGCCCATActggtgccaggccctgtgcttgAGGCAGGGGTCAGAGGTCAGCCAGGAGGATCCTTCCAGACCTTCGACCTGATCCTCTCACCCTGGGCTAGGACTCTCCAGAGCGTCCCATTGTCCCGGTAGTAAAGTCATCTTCCCACATGTCCTTATAGGCTCCGTATAATGTGCATCCATCTCCTGCATCTCttcccctggctccctcccaTGGGTCCCTTCCAGGCTCCTTCCCGTCGTGGGCCTTTGCCCTGATGTTCCTTTCTCCCAGCACACTCTTCCTCCAAAGACTTCTGTGCTtggcctttgtttttcttccaggtCTCAGCTTGAAAGCTGGGAATAGGACTCCGGCCTTTGGGCTTCCAAGCCCACCTCCTGCTGCCTGCCCCACGGTCCTGCCTTTATTGGCCTCACCCCCACAGCAAAGATCTTGGCACAAGtggaaaccgaggcccagggagggggggCCCTTTCCACCTCCACCGCCCGTGCTCCCTTTCTGCCCTGTGTGTTTAGAAGCGCCTCCTCCCCGTCTTTGGCCTTTTTGATTTGTGTGTCATGAGCAAGAAAgttaaaattcatttctgaagTATTAAAAGGACGGTGAGCCTGGGAGTGACCTGGCTCAGATGTGTTGAGgggatgctgtttttttttttttttaatctaagtgaGGTATAATTTACTTATGTACGATGTACACATTGTAAGTATACagtttgattaatttaaaaaaattgttacacCCGTGAAACCACCACCTAGCTGGAGCTCTTGAACCTTTCCCTCTTTCTGAGGGGACTCTGGCTGGGCTGGGAGGTCAGCCTACGGGGGGCAGGGATGGAGCCACAGGGAGCCTTGCGAGGCCCACCACCGAGTGGGGATTCTGAGCGCCATCAACAACCCTGTTGCACCTAGACCTCTGAATTTCTTGGTGATTTGGAGTCAGTGGTGGTTGGGAAGATGAGGGATTCTAGTCATTCAAACACATGGAAGTAAAGGGCACATTTGTGCCCTTCGCTGGGCGTCCAGCCCCCAACTCaggagaacattccatcccagaaGATGctcactcccctcctcctccccagcagccctggcCCGCCGGGAGGAGGAGAGCCTGGCTGTCCCCACCAAGCGGCGCCGGGTCACGGCCGAGATGGAGGGGAAGTACATTATCAACATGCCCAAAGGCACCACCCCCCGGACCCGCAAGATTCTGGAGCAGCAACAGGCGGCCAAAGGTATCGGCCCGGCAGGGGCGCCCTTGGGCGTAGAGGCTGCATTTCCCTTTGGTTGCATGGTGCGGGGTTGGTCACGCCTGCAGGCACTGGCCAAGAAGCAGGCTCTACCGAGATCCAGGGGGCCTTGGACCAAGGGGACAGCGATGGTGGCCGTAGAGGAGGCGGACATGTCACCGCCTCCGCCCTGTCGTCCTGCAGTTAGTGTAGCAGGGTTCCTTAGTGCCTCGTCTGGCGCCTCTTCCCCGAGCGGTGGGGACTCGGACTCCGTGACTGCTTGCCTGTGACGTGGGGACCATGCCTGGCTGAGGGGTGGGTGCCCAAAGCGTGGGAACCATCATTATGAGCCAGAGGAGCCTGGTTGAGGTTCAGTCCCTAGCTGGGGTACAGAGAGGGTCTTCCCCACAGTGTTCCTTTTAGAATATTGTACGTGTCCTCATGGAAAAACATTCATATGGTGCAGAAGAATATACAGTACCAACGGACTCTGTCCCCTCACTCCCATATCCCACACCATCGTTAGCCTACCCAGACCAGCATCTGTGAGCTTGCAAGCATGCATTTGTACATAGGCCCATATGAGTGTTTCTTAAAATCACAAATAGCACCGTCCTGTAGGTATtgttctagaacttttttttttttttaagatttttttggagggggagagagagagagcatgagcagggggtgggggtgcagggagagggagaagcagactccccagtgagcagggagcccgatgcggggcttgatcccagggccctgggatcatgacctgagccaaaggcagatgcttaactgactgagccattcaggcaccccatTCTAGAACTTTTGTATTGAGATCTTTTCACCTGGATTGTGGATCTGctttcactctttttattttttattatttatttattttaaagattttattttttagagagaaagtgagagagaacaggcaggggaggggcagagggagaagcaggcctcccgctgagcagggagcccaacgctggactcgattccaggaccccgagatcatgacctgagccgaaggcagacgcttcaccagctgagcctcTTAGGCACCCCATGTTTTCACTCTTTTTAATGGTCATTTTATATTTGCATCATATTTATATATCGTAACTTAGTAAACGTTCTATCAATGGCTATTTGGGTTGGGATTTAGGGAGAGGGCTCATCACTAGTCGGCAGGCTCTCAGAGCCCCATGACCCCAAAAAGAGTGAAGGGAACAAGTAGGGATTAAGAACTCTTtgcgcacacacacatttcttgaACTTGTACAGTCTCAAGGAGCCCAAGGGTCAGTTTCAGCGGATCCTTCCCACATTTGGCACTAGCCAGAGACATGTGGGTCAGTGTTAGCCAGGGTGTAGACACAGAGTCTGTGCCTGCCTGGACCACAGCTGCCTGGGCCTGGACTAGCCGTGTCTCCCCTCCCTTGTCTGCACGATGCATGATGCTCGGCCAGGCCTGGGCTCCGTGCGCTGCTCAGCAGGTGCTGGCTGAGGGCTCACTTCCCTCCCAGGTCTCCAGAGGACGTCTGTGTTTGACCGCCTCGGCGCCGAGACCAAGGCAGACACGACGACGGGGAATAAAGTGAGTTGGGAATGGGGAAACCGCCTGAGTTCTCTAATTTGTCTTCCTTGCGGGTGTCAGTCCCACATCCAGCCCCTTATACCCCCTGCGCCGCCTCACCCGCCTTAACAGCCTCAGTTCCCTTCTTTGCACCTCGACCTCTCTCCTGATTTACAGCGCCTGGGGTCTGACCAACTGCTGCCTGCTGCCCTCGGGCCGCTCCCATCTCCTTGTCCCAGACTGGCCTCAGCATCTTCCCCTAAAGGGACTCCTTTCCCAGGCCCTGTCTCAGGGATGCCCCAGTGCCCCCATTCCAGGCAGGCTCCAGTGACGGCTCCATCTGtcttccctgctctgccacctccccccatctctgcccctcccccacagcggCAGTGTGTGCCCACCCACAGGACAGGCCACCTGCTCCCCATCAGACGCTGCTCACTGCGGTCAGGATGAGCGCCACCCTCCTTGCCTTGGCCTGCAGGGCCCAGGGACGGTGTGTGCTTAGGAGCACACGGCCTGAGCCCTGCCTGGTGTGAATCCAGCTTTGCCACTCCCTGGCCGCATGGCCTTGGCCATGTCACTTAAGCTccttgtacctcagtttccttatctgtctaGGACCCATCTCGtcgggtggttgtgaggattaagtgagatacaCCTGCACAGTGCTGGGGGTGTCTGATGCGTGGTAGGCACGCTTTGAATGTCACATTCGATTAACTGCGCCGGAGCTCCCCGGCTGCGTTTCCTGCCTCTCCACCCCTTGCTCACCAGGGCTTATCTGACCTTTTTCTCACCTCCTATAATCTTATCATGAGCATGATAATCACACTCGGGATCATGAGGTTAGAAGATGCAGCCACGTAAAGAGCTTAGCATAAAGAGCTTAGCAGAGAGCGAGTGCTCCATACATATGATTCTTATTCCTGCCTTGGGGGCTTGGCCCTCGCCCTTTTCTCGGCTGACTGATCGTTGAGGGCCTGGCTTACACATCAGCACCTGGGAGAAGGTGTCCTTGAACTCCCAGAGGAGGCTTCCCCGTCTCCCGCTCGCCAGCACTCCTGTCTCGTCCAGAGAATGCACCACTGTCGTAATTAGGGAGTTGTTTGTGTCATTTCCGCTGCCAGATCTGTCTCCCCCGCTGGACTGTGagccccctgagggcagggccagggacaGTCGGGACTCAGGAGATGCCTGTTGAGTGAATGACCAAATTTGTCTTTTGCCATGTTCCCCTGCAGACCTTTGCAAATGGTCTTCTGTGTGTGGCCCACCCTCTCCCCATCTTTATTAGACCTATGTGCCGGAACTTTCAGATCTCATCTCAGATGTCCCTTGTCCAGGGAGTCTCTCCTGAACTTCGGCCAAGGTCAGTGGCTCTCACCACTGGCTAGTGTGTCACCGTGTCACCGATGGGTGTTCCTCCCAGCGAGGCCAGGCACAGTGAGGCAGCACTGCACGCATGTgtgttgaatgactaaatgacTCACTTGTCCCGTCTCTGACCCCTGCAGCCCACAGGAGTTTTCAGCCGCCTGGGGGCCACCCCAGAGATGGACGAGGATCTGGCTTGGGACAGCGACAATGACAGCAGCAGCTCTGTCCTGCAGTATGCCGGGGTTCTGAAGAAGCTGGGCCGGGGCCCAGCCAAGCCCAGTCCCCAGCCGGCACTGACTGTCAAAGCCAAGGCCACAAGCTCGGCCGCGACGGCTGCCACCCCGACACTGCG
Encoded proteins:
- the C16H19orf47 gene encoding uncharacterized protein C19orf47 homolog, whose translation is MVSVTMATSEWIQFFKEAGIPPGPAVNYAVMFVDNRIQKSMLLDLNKEIMNELGVTVVGDIIAILKHAKVVHRQDMCKAATESVPCNPSPIPGEIRRGASTASRMIANSLNRDSPPGTPPRRPDTSTSKISVTVSNKMAAKSAKAAAALARREEESLAVPTKRRRVTAEMEGKYIINMPKGTTPRTRKILEQQQAAKGLQRTSVFDRLGAETKADTTTGNKPTGVFSRLGATPEMDEDLAWDSDNDSSSSVLQYAGVLKKLGRGPAKPSPQPALTVKAKATSSAATAATPTLRRLALSSRPGLERKPESLSKVSIIQRLGKAALVPEAQDSQVTSTKSKSLAEVKVTIKRTLVGPRGSSSSEGLGAQMDHAGTVSVFKRLGRRTF